The proteins below come from a single Bacteroidales bacterium genomic window:
- the mnmE gene encoding tRNA uridine-5-carboxymethylaminomethyl(34) synthesis GTPase MnmE: MFDYLNSDTICAISSPQGNGAIAVLRLSGEESLNIVSKIFHPANDKVLKHATMQFGTIFYNEEILDEVMICMFRAPKSYTGEDMIEIYCHGSIYIQQKILESLVSNGARVALPGEFTFRAYKNNKLDLAQSEAVADLILSENKQAHDIAIKHLRGGYSSSIKELRDKMITLSSLLELELDFSEEDVEFANREDMFLLINTIEYELDSLIKSFELGNVLKNGIPVAIIGKPNAGKSTLLNILLNEEKAIVSDIPGTTRDAIEDVVNINGYLFRFIDTAGLHKTTDTIESIGIERTFEKINNAEIILHIIDLSNTDELEVLNELKEFSEHLEDKSKKWILVGNKVDEVNELPKWFKTLVDLDTIFISAKRRENINLITEQICDYVEQKKISGTTIVTNTRHYEAMLKALDSILSVKESFSNKVPTDLIAIDLRNALYHLGSITGEISSEDILGEIFGRFCIGK; encoded by the coding sequence ATGTTTGATTATTTAAATTCCGATACGATTTGTGCCATTTCTTCTCCTCAGGGAAACGGTGCAATTGCCGTGTTAAGACTTAGCGGTGAAGAATCGTTGAATATCGTTTCTAAAATATTTCATCCGGCGAATGATAAAGTTTTGAAACATGCAACAATGCAGTTCGGAACAATATTCTACAATGAAGAAATACTTGATGAAGTGATGATTTGTATGTTCCGGGCACCAAAAAGTTATACGGGTGAAGATATGATAGAGATATATTGTCATGGTTCAATCTACATTCAGCAAAAGATATTAGAAAGTTTGGTATCAAACGGTGCGAGAGTAGCTCTGCCTGGTGAGTTTACATTTAGAGCATATAAAAACAATAAACTGGATCTTGCCCAATCTGAAGCGGTTGCAGACCTCATACTTTCAGAAAATAAACAAGCTCATGATATTGCAATAAAACATTTACGCGGCGGTTATTCATCTTCAATAAAAGAATTAAGAGATAAAATGATTACTTTATCGTCATTACTTGAACTTGAATTGGATTTTAGTGAAGAAGATGTTGAATTTGCTAATCGTGAAGATATGTTTCTGTTGATAAATACAATAGAATATGAATTAGATTCCTTGATAAAATCTTTCGAATTGGGAAATGTCTTGAAGAATGGTATCCCCGTTGCAATTATCGGAAAGCCTAATGCCGGAAAATCAACACTTTTAAATATCTTATTAAACGAAGAAAAAGCAATTGTTTCCGATATTCCCGGAACTACACGCGATGCTATTGAAGATGTTGTTAACATTAACGGTTATTTGTTCAGGTTTATTGATACGGCGGGTTTGCATAAAACTACCGATACAATTGAATCGATCGGAATTGAAAGGACATTTGAAAAAATCAACAATGCTGAAATAATTTTGCATATAATAGATTTAAGTAATACAGATGAATTGGAAGTTTTAAATGAACTTAAAGAATTTTCAGAACATCTTGAAGATAAATCAAAGAAGTGGATATTAGTTGGAAACAAAGTTGATGAAGTGAATGAGTTGCCAAAATGGTTTAAAACTTTAGTCGATTTAGATACAATATTTATTTCCGCTAAAAGACGTGAGAATATTAATTTGATAACCGAACAAATTTGCGATTACGTAGAACAAAAAAAGATTTCTGGAACTACAATAGTAACTAATACAAGGCATTACGAGGCCATGCTGAAAGCATTAGACTCTATACTTTCCGTAAAAGAATCATTCAGCAACAAGGTTCCGACAGATTTAATAGCTATTGATTTAAGAAATGCCCTATATCATTTAGGAAGTATAACAGGAGAAATATCTTCCGAAGATATTCTTGGTGAGATATTTGGCAGATTCTGTATCGGCAAATAA
- a CDS encoding TIGR02757 family protein translates to MNPETATILEKYQKYFENPEFIENDPISIPHKFSKKEDIEIAGFLSATIAWGNRKAIINSCNNMIERMDYAPYDFIINANNRDISVLNGFYYRTFQECDIFYFIQSLSNIYRNRAGMEEIFLKGYNSSDTDKIKHAISYFREVFFETEFPQRVTKHVANPMKGAAAKRINMFLRWMVRSNDKGIDFGIWKNISPADLIIPLDVHVGNTARELGLFNSNANNWNAAEIVTNELKTLDNNDPVKYDFALFGISNSKIIL, encoded by the coding sequence ATGAATCCTGAAACCGCTACAATCTTAGAAAAATATCAAAAATATTTTGAGAATCCTGAATTTATTGAAAACGACCCGATTTCAATTCCTCATAAATTTTCAAAAAAAGAAGATATAGAAATCGCCGGATTCTTATCTGCAACAATTGCATGGGGTAATCGAAAAGCAATAATCAATAGTTGCAACAATATGATTGAAAGAATGGACTATGCTCCTTACGATTTTATCATCAATGCAAATAATAGGGATATTTCTGTTCTGAACGGATTTTATTACAGGACTTTTCAAGAATGTGACATTTTTTACTTTATTCAATCGTTGAGTAATATATACAGGAACCGCGCAGGAATGGAAGAAATTTTCCTAAAAGGATATAATTCTTCTGATACTGATAAGATTAAGCACGCTATATCCTATTTCCGTGAAGTTTTTTTTGAGACTGAATTTCCTCAAAGAGTTACAAAACATGTTGCAAATCCGATGAAAGGTGCTGCGGCAAAACGTATCAATATGTTTTTACGCTGGATGGTAAGAAGTAATGATAAAGGCATCGATTTTGGAATCTGGAAAAATATTTCCCCTGCCGATTTGATTATTCCTTTGGATGTGCATGTAGGAAATACGGCAAGAGAACTCGGACTATTTAACAGTAATGCCAATAATTGGAATGCTGCCGAAATAGTTACAAACGAACTAAAAACTCTTGATAATAATGATCCCGTAAAATATGATTTCGCACTTTTCGGTATCAGCAATTCAAAAATCATTTTGTAG
- a CDS encoding 4'-phosphopantetheinyl transferase superfamily protein: MSEKEYKIFFSKIIDINDLSMFLAEEDWEYLSKFNNKIVKSRSATARYLIRKYLQENFPDNYAEFRIDLESGNKPFFENTDTLHFSISHSAEIVTVLFSKSKCGVDIEIIKSYRKDIAEKFFHKKEFEYLESITDTKNQSEEFYRIWTVKEAFQKLNGEGIFGGLSSFYVDEKWQIINKYDIIEDVTIISEKKLFDNNLYYCTSIIT, encoded by the coding sequence ATGAGTGAAAAAGAATATAAAATCTTTTTTTCAAAAATCATTGACATCAATGATCTTTCGATGTTTCTTGCAGAAGAAGATTGGGAGTATTTAAGTAAATTCAATAATAAGATTGTTAAATCGCGATCCGCAACTGCAAGATATTTAATAAGAAAATATCTTCAGGAAAATTTCCCTGATAACTATGCAGAATTTCGTATAGACTTAGAAAGCGGAAATAAACCTTTTTTTGAGAATACTGATACGTTACATTTCAGCATAAGTCATTCCGCCGAGATAGTTACAGTTTTATTTTCCAAGTCCAAGTGCGGAGTAGATATTGAAATAATAAAAAGCTATCGTAAAGATATTGCCGAAAAATTCTTTCATAAAAAAGAATTTGAATATTTGGAATCAATTACGGACACAAAGAATCAGTCCGAAGAGTTTTATCGGATATGGACAGTAAAAGAAGCTTTCCAAAAACTTAACGGCGAAGGAATTTTCGGCGGATTATCAAGTTTTTACGTAGACGAAAAGTGGCAAATAATAAATAAATATGATATAATAGAGGATGTTACGATTATATCCGAAAAGAAATTATTTGATAATAATTTGTATTATTGTACATCAATAATTACTTAA
- a CDS encoding PLP-dependent aminotransferase family protein: MINIDNLFSNEAKRMERSAIRECLKLTQQPDIISFAGGLPSPTSFPYDDIKKISDEVIMNDGAAALQYGTTEGDNLLRDELVKRYTEEGCKVTRDNFVITTASQQSLDLLGKIFINPGDIIICELPSYLGGLNAFKVYGAQFIGIKPDKYGMNAEELERQIIELKNKGKAPKFIYLIPDFQNPAGITMPVSRRKEIIAIAQKYQILVVEDSPYREIRFDGEPQTMLYALDDQGLVITLGTFSKSFCPGFRLGWIIANADVLEKFVQAKQTADLCTSAFLQKIAGLYLHKGLFNKNIGKIVDEYRDKRNNIIRCFEKYFPKGVSWTHPEGGLFLLVTLPEYIDSDELFFKAIEKKVAFVQGYTFFCDGSGRNTMRINFSYSDKSTAEEGIKRLAEAIKEMMHNK, encoded by the coding sequence ATGATAAATATTGATAATTTATTTTCGAATGAAGCAAAACGCATGGAACGCTCTGCAATCCGCGAGTGTTTGAAACTTACTCAGCAACCGGATATTATTTCTTTTGCGGGCGGATTACCTTCTCCTACTTCTTTTCCTTATGATGATATTAAAAAGATATCCGATGAGGTAATTATGAATGACGGCGCCGCTGCTTTGCAATACGGAACCACCGAAGGTGATAACCTTTTAAGAGATGAACTAGTGAAAAGATATACAGAGGAAGGTTGTAAGGTTACTCGTGATAATTTTGTAATTACTACTGCCTCGCAACAGTCTTTGGATTTACTTGGGAAAATTTTTATTAATCCGGGTGATATTATTATTTGCGAACTTCCTTCATATCTTGGCGGTTTAAATGCGTTTAAGGTTTACGGTGCACAATTTATCGGAATAAAACCTGATAAATATGGAATGAATGCCGAAGAATTGGAAAGACAAATCATAGAACTTAAAAATAAAGGTAAAGCTCCGAAGTTTATTTATTTGATTCCTGATTTTCAGAATCCTGCAGGAATAACAATGCCGGTTTCTCGCAGAAAGGAAATTATTGCTATTGCTCAAAAATATCAAATATTAGTTGTTGAAGATAGTCCGTACAGAGAAATTCGTTTCGACGGAGAGCCGCAAACAATGCTGTATGCTTTAGATGACCAAGGTTTGGTTATTACATTGGGAACATTTTCAAAATCATTCTGCCCCGGATTTCGCCTCGGTTGGATTATTGCTAATGCAGATGTTTTGGAGAAATTCGTTCAGGCTAAACAAACTGCCGATTTATGTACTTCGGCCTTTCTTCAAAAAATTGCCGGATTGTATTTGCACAAAGGTTTATTCAATAAAAATATCGGTAAAATTGTAGATGAATACAGAGATAAAAGGAATAATATCATACGTTGTTTTGAAAAATATTTTCCTAAAGGAGTTAGCTGGACTCATCCTGAAGGCGGATTATTCCTTTTGGTAACGCTGCCGGAATATATTGATTCCGACGAATTGTTTTTTAAAGCTATAGAAAAGAAGGTAGCTTTTGTTCAAGGTTATACATTCTTCTGCGATGGCAGTGGAAGAAATACTATGAGAATTAATTTTTCTTATTCTGATAAATCAACTGCTGAAGAAGGAATAAAAAGATTGGCGGAAGCGATTAAAGAGATGATGCATAATAAATAA
- a CDS encoding branched-chain amino acid aminotransferase, which translates to MMNIEWGNLPFGYYKTDYNIRCYYRNGKWGELEVSSSEYIPMHMAATALHYGQEAFEGLKAFKGKDGRIRIFRWDENWKRLNNSAEGIMMPKISKELFGEAIKKVIKLNEEYVPPYGTGASLYLRPLLIGTGAQVGVKPAVEYCLIIFVTPVGPYFKQGFKPVKVQLVRDYDRAAPLGTGHIKVGGNYAASLRASERAHAEGYSTVLFLDAKEKKYIDEAGPANFFGIKNNTYITPDSVSILPSITNMSLRIIAEDLGLKVERRHVAVDELGTFDEAGACGTAAVISPIGEIFDRSNNVTFVLSKDGNPGPISTKLYERLLAIQNGDYEDTHGWIDFV; encoded by the coding sequence ATAATGAATATTGAATGGGGAAACCTGCCTTTTGGTTATTACAAAACCGACTATAACATCAGATGTTACTATAGAAATGGTAAATGGGGAGAGTTAGAAGTCTCATCATCAGAGTATATTCCTATGCATATGGCAGCAACTGCCTTACATTACGGCCAAGAAGCATTTGAAGGATTAAAAGCTTTCAAAGGCAAAGACGGTCGCATCAGAATTTTTCGCTGGGATGAAAATTGGAAACGCTTAAACAATTCTGCCGAAGGTATAATGATGCCAAAAATTTCTAAAGAACTTTTCGGCGAAGCTATTAAAAAAGTCATAAAATTAAACGAAGAATATGTACCGCCTTACGGAACGGGAGCTTCTTTATATTTACGTCCTTTATTAATAGGTACCGGTGCACAAGTAGGTGTTAAACCGGCAGTAGAATATTGTTTGATAATTTTTGTAACTCCGGTCGGACCATATTTTAAGCAAGGTTTCAAACCTGTAAAGGTTCAGTTGGTCAGAGATTACGACAGAGCCGCTCCTTTGGGCACAGGTCACATTAAAGTTGGCGGAAACTATGCCGCAAGCTTACGCGCTTCTGAAAGAGCACATGCTGAAGGCTATTCAACAGTACTATTCTTAGATGCTAAAGAGAAAAAATATATTGACGAAGCCGGTCCTGCAAACTTTTTCGGAATTAAAAACAATACCTATATAACTCCAGATTCGGTTTCGATTTTACCTTCAATTACCAATATGAGTTTGAGAATTATTGCCGAGGATCTCGGGTTAAAAGTTGAACGCAGACATGTTGCTGTTGATGAGTTAGGTACATTTGACGAAGCCGGTGCTTGTGGAACCGCTGCAGTTATCTCACCTATCGGTGAAATTTTCGATAGAAGCAATAACGTTACTTTTGTTCTCAGCAAAGACGGCAACCCCGGTCCGATAAGCACAAAATTATATGAAAGATTATTAGCTATACAAAACGGTGATTACGAAGATACCCATGGCTGGATAGACTTTGTTTAA
- the xerD gene encoding site-specific tyrosine recombinase XerD — protein sequence MNTQQYFNSYSSYLKIERSFSDNTIESYLRDIRFFLQFINEKYSEINIRDIDSNIISEYLIIVNEEKKSKRTQSRIISSLRSFFKYLRLEKLVQESPMDMIELPQQDRKLPDVLNLEDINKIIDSIDLSNPNGQRNKAIIEMLYSCGLRVSELINLRISDIDKDSMFIKVKGKGNKERLVPLGKTALKQINLYFDNYRIHISPVKNAEDILFLNRGGGKLSREMIFIIVKELTDKAGIKKNVSPHTFRHSFATHMIQRGADIRIVQDMLGHESILTTEIYTHIDKQHLRDAVDKYHPFNDL from the coding sequence ATGAATACTCAACAATACTTCAACAGCTATTCTTCTTATCTTAAAATCGAAAGATCTTTTTCCGATAATACTATCGAAAGCTATTTGAGAGATATCAGATTTTTCCTGCAATTCATTAATGAGAAATACAGTGAAATAAATATACGCGATATTGATTCGAACATTATTTCGGAATACCTGATTATTGTTAATGAAGAAAAGAAGAGTAAAAGAACGCAATCGCGAATTATTTCTTCTCTCAGGTCTTTTTTTAAGTATTTGCGACTTGAAAAATTAGTTCAAGAAAGCCCTATGGATATGATAGAGTTGCCGCAACAGGATAGAAAACTTCCTGATGTTTTGAATTTGGAAGATATAAATAAAATTATTGATAGTATTGATTTGAGTAATCCGAACGGACAAAGAAATAAAGCGATTATTGAAATGTTATACAGTTGCGGGCTTAGAGTTTCAGAATTGATAAATCTTAGAATTTCGGATATCGATAAAGATTCGATGTTTATCAAAGTTAAGGGAAAAGGTAATAAAGAAAGATTAGTGCCGCTTGGCAAAACGGCACTAAAACAAATCAATCTTTATTTTGATAATTATAGAATTCATATTTCACCTGTAAAAAATGCCGAAGACATTTTATTCCTGAATAGGGGAGGTGGAAAATTGTCTCGCGAAATGATTTTTATCATTGTCAAAGAACTCACAGATAAAGCGGGGATAAAGAAAAATGTTAGTCCTCATACATTTAGACATTCATTTGCAACTCACATGATACAAAGAGGAGCGGATATAAGAATTGTACAAGATATGTTGGGACACGAATCTATTCTTACTACGGAAATATATACACACATAGATAAACAGCATCTTCGCGATGCTGTCGATAAATATCACCCGTTTAACGATTTATAA
- the gatE gene encoding Glu-tRNA(Gln) amidotransferase subunit GatE, with translation MKKNFDPLKNYEATKEKVGYVPRKEATQATYDRIGFMSGLEVHQQLKTKKKLFCNCPAGIYNDNSHFDAEVVRHMRPTLSELGEYDGTALMEFKTKKTIIYKLKNETTCTYEVDDTPPFPINREALDIAIEISLLSKLNIVGEVHITRKQYLDGSIPTGFQRTAIIGVEGEIPIKNKMIRLIQLSIEEDSCREISDIGHVREYKTDRLGMPLIETVTYPDMVNPDEVKEACDYIRFLNRSTNKVRTGIGAGREDVNVSCKGGTRVEIKGVAHTKLIPELTHNECFRQWSLLQIREILNKRIKIGDWKMSSKKLNFFDYDFVNPAIIEANNRKNKFIAVNLPEFKGVLSHFTQPDKCFVNELSDRLKVIACIEKPNIITSEDIHNPEDKKIFTQISELLNSGENDAQVIFWAPEEDIATALDVIDERCKMAFKGVPNETRKYLLDGTTIFERVLPGADRMYPDTDSAPIPLDNQHLEKLQANLPNDIYERTGQLVKWNAPEDTFTFIHVKNLFPVIEKITNKLNFDPKFISCFMGHRLKFIEGHYSTKDFDYNRIFDMFEYINKNKLEKEIAYKILPVLYQHPQMDFDSILTTINFKKLKSENIVSNISMLKKKYDEIGRIKTNDAKNNWIMGQLNNLAVGNISMNELNNIVNGN, from the coding sequence ATGAAAAAAAACTTTGATCCCCTAAAAAACTATGAAGCAACAAAAGAAAAAGTAGGTTATGTTCCTCGTAAAGAAGCAACTCAAGCCACATACGACAGAATCGGCTTCATGTCTGGACTGGAAGTTCACCAGCAATTAAAAACAAAGAAAAAACTATTTTGTAATTGTCCGGCAGGTATTTATAACGATAATTCACATTTTGATGCCGAAGTTGTCCGCCACATGCGTCCTACATTAAGCGAACTCGGCGAATACGACGGAACAGCTCTAATGGAATTTAAAACTAAGAAAACCATCATATACAAGTTGAAAAACGAAACAACTTGTACTTACGAAGTTGACGACACTCCCCCATTTCCTATAAATCGTGAAGCTTTGGATATTGCTATCGAAATATCATTACTTTCTAAGTTGAATATTGTTGGTGAAGTACATATTACTCGTAAACAATATCTTGACGGAAGTATCCCGACAGGATTTCAAAGAACTGCAATAATCGGTGTTGAAGGTGAAATTCCTATCAAAAATAAAATGATAAGATTAATTCAACTTAGTATTGAGGAAGATTCTTGTCGTGAGATTTCTGATATTGGTCATGTTCGCGAATACAAAACAGACAGATTGGGAATGCCGTTGATTGAAACTGTTACTTATCCCGATATGGTAAATCCGGATGAAGTTAAAGAAGCTTGCGACTACATCAGGTTTTTAAACAGGTCAACCAACAAAGTTAGAACAGGAATAGGCGCCGGCCGTGAAGATGTTAATGTTAGTTGCAAAGGTGGAACAAGAGTTGAAATAAAAGGTGTTGCCCATACTAAATTAATTCCGGAACTTACTCATAATGAATGTTTCCGTCAATGGTCGCTATTACAAATAAGAGAAATTCTCAATAAAAGAATTAAAATTGGCGACTGGAAAATGTCTTCAAAAAAACTGAATTTCTTTGATTATGATTTTGTAAATCCGGCTATAATTGAAGCAAACAACAGAAAAAACAAATTTATCGCAGTAAATCTTCCTGAATTTAAAGGTGTTTTATCACACTTCACTCAACCGGATAAATGTTTTGTAAATGAATTGTCCGACAGGTTGAAAGTTATTGCCTGCATTGAAAAACCGAATATCATAACTTCGGAAGACATTCACAATCCTGAAGATAAAAAGATTTTTACTCAAATATCCGAATTATTAAATTCCGGAGAAAACGATGCACAGGTTATTTTCTGGGCGCCTGAAGAAGACATAGCCACTGCTCTGGATGTTATCGACGAAAGATGTAAAATGGCTTTTAAAGGAGTTCCGAATGAAACTCGGAAATATTTATTAGACGGAACAACAATCTTCGAAAGAGTTCTTCCCGGTGCCGACAGAATGTATCCGGATACCGACTCCGCTCCTATTCCATTGGATAACCAACATTTGGAGAAACTACAAGCAAATTTACCAAACGACATATATGAGCGTACAGGTCAATTGGTTAAATGGAATGCTCCTGAAGATACATTCACTTTCATACATGTTAAAAATTTATTTCCGGTTATTGAAAAAATTACAAATAAATTGAATTTCGATCCGAAATTTATTTCGTGTTTTATGGGGCATCGTTTAAAATTTATTGAAGGACATTATTCTACAAAGGATTTTGATTACAACAGAATTTTCGATATGTTCGAATACATCAATAAAAACAAGCTTGAAAAGGAAATAGCATATAAGATATTACCCGTTTTATATCAGCATCCGCAAATGGACTTCGATTCGATACTTACAACTATCAATTTCAAAAAATTGAAATCAGAAAATATTGTATCGAATATTTCTATGTTGAAAAAGAAATATGATGAAATCGGAAGAATTAAAACGAATGATGCCAAAAATAATTGGATTATGGGTCAATTAAATAATTTAGCCGTAGGTAATATTTCAATGAATGAATTAAATAATATTGTAAATGGAAATTAA
- the gatD gene encoding Glu-tRNA(Gln) amidotransferase subunit GatD, which produces MDNEFFQGYKGQALEILKKYNTRVWGQAEIATTRGNFKGTVLPRASNYDDKHIVIKISTGYNIGIDVDTITDMKETGYNKANYKIPEKEFPVTPGLPNVKLIGTGGTIASRLDYRTGAVIPAFSPGELYGAVPELAEICNLETEKVFAVFSENMGPTQYIALAKAIGKEIERGVDGIVIGHGTDTMHHTGAALTFMVQNPPVPIVLVGSQRSSDRPSSDAALNLMHAMTAAGHGNIAEVMVCMFGPTSDEYGLLHKGTRVRKMHSSYRSTFRTIGDTPLATVTRKGVTPIKKDYKPRKKDKDVTILPYFSDKVTMLYYYTGMKPDTIDLLVDAGYKGIVFVGTGLGHVNKELYPAIERAQAKGVHMYMTLQTIWGYVQMFVYDTGRDMMAKGIIPCGNMLPEVAYIKLGWALGQTDDPEEVKRLMLTPINDEITEREPYNGYIVLQGGVPEVDEFLAQTHK; this is translated from the coding sequence ATGGATAACGAATTTTTTCAAGGGTATAAAGGACAAGCATTAGAAATTTTAAAAAAATATAATACACGAGTATGGGGGCAGGCTGAAATTGCAACCACAAGAGGAAATTTTAAAGGTACGGTTTTACCGAGAGCGAGCAATTACGATGATAAACATATTGTGATTAAAATTAGTACCGGCTACAATATTGGGATTGATGTAGATACTATTACCGACATGAAGGAAACAGGTTATAATAAAGCCAATTATAAGATTCCTGAAAAAGAATTTCCTGTAACTCCCGGTTTACCAAATGTTAAATTAATCGGTACCGGCGGAACTATTGCTTCACGTCTTGATTATCGTACGGGAGCTGTAATTCCTGCATTCTCCCCCGGTGAATTATACGGTGCGGTTCCCGAATTAGCCGAAATTTGTAATCTTGAAACCGAAAAAGTTTTCGCTGTTTTCAGTGAAAACATGGGACCTACACAATATATTGCACTTGCAAAAGCAATAGGCAAAGAAATTGAACGCGGAGTTGACGGAATTGTCATTGGTCACGGCACAGATACAATGCATCATACCGGCGCAGCGCTTACCTTTATGGTACAAAATCCACCGGTTCCTATAGTACTTGTAGGCTCGCAACGTTCCAGCGACAGACCAAGCTCCGATGCGGCTCTGAATTTGATGCACGCTATGACTGCTGCCGGACACGGCAATATTGCGGAAGTTATGGTTTGTATGTTCGGACCTACTTCCGATGAATACGGCTTACTTCATAAAGGCACAAGAGTAAGAAAAATGCATTCTTCTTACCGTTCTACTTTCAGAACTATCGGCGATACTCCTCTTGCAACCGTTACCAGAAAAGGCGTTACTCCAATAAAAAAAGATTATAAGCCACGTAAAAAAGATAAAGATGTAACAATTCTGCCGTATTTCTCAGATAAAGTAACTATGCTTTATTATTACACCGGCATGAAACCAGATACCATTGATTTACTTGTAGATGCAGGTTACAAAGGAATTGTTTTTGTCGGAACGGGATTGGGGCATGTTAATAAAGAACTTTATCCTGCAATTGAGCGCGCACAAGCTAAAGGCGTTCATATGTATATGACTTTGCAAACTATTTGGGGATACGTTCAAATGTTTGTTTATGATACCGGTAGAGATATGATGGCTAAAGGAATCATCCCTTGCGGAAATATGCTTCCTGAAGTTGCATATATCAAACTCGGTTGGGCGCTAGGACAAACTGATGATCCCGAAGAAGTAAAAAGATTGATGCTCACTCCTATCAACGACGAAATCACTGAAAGAGAGCCCTATAACGGATATATTGTGCTTCAAGGCGGTGTTCCGGAAGT